A genome region from Eurosta solidaginis isolate ZX-2024a chromosome 2, ASM4086904v1, whole genome shotgun sequence includes the following:
- the LOC137242835 gene encoding trypsin-1, giving the protein MQFFVIFCASLVFFVQAEYFYERPNGTEFLEEEKERFGLCAAQCYCGLPNVNRIIGGSLVRHNKYPWTAQLLRGRWHARLFCGGSLINDRYVLTAAHCVQNNRAEITVRFLQLDRSSRDPGITRQVAQTIVHPQYDPSRIVNDIALLKLNAPIEISSYIRPVCLPNIYDNFDNRNAVVAGWGLVKEGGVTSNNLQEANVPIITNQECRQTRYKNKITDVMLCAGLVQTGGKDACQGDSGGPLIVDEGRYKLAGVVSFGYGCAQVNAPGVYTRVSKFINWIGENTRDGCYCYS; this is encoded by the exons ATGCAGTTCTTTGTGATATTTTGTGCAAGTTTGGTATTTTTCGTGCAAGCCGAATATTTTTATGAACGTCCGAATGGCACAGAATTTCTAGAAGAGGAAAAGGAACGTTTTGGACTTTGTGCAGCGCAGTGTT ACTGCGGCTTACCAAATGTCAATCGCATTATTGGCGGCAGTCTAGTACGTCATAATAAATATCCTTGGACAGCGCAGCTACTTAGGGGGCGTTGGCATGCCCGTCTCTTCTGTGGTGGTTCATTGATTAATGATCGTTATGTTTTGACAGCAGCGCATTGTGTTCAAAATAATCGTGCTGAGATAACTGTAAGATTCTTACAATTGGATAGATCTTCGCGCGATCCTGGCATCACAAGACAA GTCGCCCAAACAATTGTACATCCACAATATGATCCTAGCAGAATTGTAAATGACATTGCATTGCTTAAGCTTAATGCACCCATAGAGATTAGCAGTTATATACGTCCAGTTTGTTTGCCGAATATTTATGATAACTTTGATAATAGAAAT GCCGTCGTTGCAGGCTGGGGTTTGGTAAAAGAGGGTGGCGTCACATCGAATAATCTACAAGAAGCTAATGTGCCGATTATAACTAATCAAGAGTGTCGTCAAACgcgttataaaaataaaattaccgATGTTATGCTATGCGCGGGCTTAGTACAAACAGGTGGCAAGGATGCTTGCCAAGGTGATAGTGGTGGACCGCTAATTGTTGACGAAGGCCGATACAAGTTGGCTG gtGTTGTCTCTTTCGGCTATGGTTGTGCTCAGGTCAATGCTCCTGGCGTGTATACACGCGTTAGTAAATTTATTAATTGGATTGGCGAAAACACACGAGATGGTTGCTACTGTTATAGCTGA